The Mytilus galloprovincialis chromosome 7, xbMytGall1.hap1.1, whole genome shotgun sequence genome has a window encoding:
- the LOC143082709 gene encoding alpha-1,3-mannosyl-glycoprotein 4-beta-N-acetylglucosaminyltransferase C-like isoform X3: MRKTRKVCCKLLLCTVCLICIFHILLTVDVNMTKRNDEILHYQQAGMLMNNISLFRNILAGKEMKNLSLPSPLTEFQKFYNNHNAVDKKVVMYGQSTRDQGYLTIGIPTVKRRLNGDHYMYTTLNSLISNTDQGRIQDVIIVIFMADPDESWNNESAKKIYEEFKPHFDSGFMQIIKAPENIYPDFSNLQKTKQDSAERVQWRSKQNVDFAFLMLYCQNLSTYYIQLEDDVLVASNFVKDIESFVLNRTDHWICLEFSTLGFIGKMFHSSDLRVISSVLLTYFSETPCDLLLGGIIKFLGQNTPIHSSVSLFQHIGKISSLRNKMMPSIDRFFKDKGSNILPIMKLPKGGHPDAKFETNMKIIPDYPPENVYKNNLFFWASYPRSKQYFRLIFTTNINMSRLVISTGENINKTDFLENGVLKVGFNNKQHICNDLKEIGRFVEGEFDSLIQGIVIPENIKCLHIEAKKGQKRWLIIREIEIFQNKKYEK, from the exons ATGAGAAAAACACGCAAAGTATGTTGCAAACTTCTGCTGTGCACGGTGTGCTTAATATGTATTTTTCACATTCTCCTGACAG TTGATgtaaatatgacaaaaaggaacgACGAAATACTGCATTATCAACAG GCTGGGATGTTGATGAATAATATAAGTCTGTTTAGGAACATATTGGCTGGaaaagaaatgaaaaacttatCACTACCATCACCATTGACAGAATTTCAGAAATTTTATAACAACCATAATGCAGTTGACAAAAAGGTTGTCATGTATGGTCAATCTACAAGGGACCAAG GTTATCTAACAATAGGGATACCTACAGTAAAGAGACGATTAAATGGTGACCACTACATGTACACAACTCTAAACTCTCTTATATCTAACACTGATCAAGGCAGGATTCAAGAtgtaattattgtcatttttatggCAGACCCAGACGAATCTTGGAATAACGAAAGTGCAAAAAAGATATATGAGGAATTTAAGCCTCATTTTGATAGCGGTTTCATGCAGATTATAAAAGCACCTGAAAATATATACCCAGACTTTTCCAAtttgcaaaaaacaaaacagGATTCGGCAGAACGAGTCCAATGGAGATCCAAACAAAATGTTGACTTTGCCTTTTTAATGCTGTATTGCCAAAACCTTAGTACTTATTATATACAATTAGAGGACGATGTTCTGGTCGCCTCTAATTTCGTTAAAGATATcgaaagttttgttttaaatcgtACAGACCACTGGATTTGTTTGGAATTTTCCACTCTTGGATTTATTGGTAAAATGTTCCATTCAAGTGATTTACGAGTGATATCATCAGTGTTGTTAACTTATTTCAGCGAAACACCATGTGATCTTTTACTAGGAGGAATTATAAAATTCTTGGGACAAAATACTCCTATTCATTCATCAGTTAGTTTATTCCAACATATTGGTAAAATTTCGTCACTCCGGAATAAAATGATGCCTTCGATAGACCGATTTTTTAAAGATAAAGGATCAAATATTCTTCCAATAATGAAACTACCAAAAGGTGGTCATCCCGATGCGAAGTTTGAAACTAATATGAAAATCATACCCGATTATCCTCCGGAAAAtgtgtataaaaataatttatttttttgggcTTCATACCCTAGAAGTAAACAGTATTTTAGACtaatttttacaacaaatataaatatgtcaCGATTAGTAATTTCTACCGgtgaaaatatcaataaaacgGATTTTTTAGAGAATGGAGTTCTAAAGGTCGGTTTTAATAATAAGCAACATATTTGCAATGATTTGAAAGAAATTGGTCGTTTCGTTGAAGGTGAATTCGATTCTTTAATACAAGGAATAGTCATACCAGAAAATATAAAATGCTTGCACATAGAAGCTAAAAAGGGACAAAAACGGTGGTTGATTATAAGagaaattgaaatatttcaaaataaaaaatatgaaaaatag
- the LOC143082709 gene encoding alpha-1,3-mannosyl-glycoprotein 4-beta-N-acetylglucosaminyltransferase C-like isoform X1: protein MRKTRKVCCKLLLCTVCLICIFHILLTVDVNMTKRNDEILHYQQAGMLMNNISLFRNILAGKEMKNLSLPSPLTEFQKFYNNHNAVDKKVVMYGQSTRDQGWFNRTYLQLMKKKISGTELKNLTLPSALVDFERFYNTHSNIDNSVVQYGNFTNRQGYLTIGIPTVKRRLNGDHYMYTTLNSLISNTDQGRIQDVIIVIFMADPDESWNNESAKKIYEEFKPHFDSGFMQIIKAPENIYPDFSNLQKTKQDSAERVQWRSKQNVDFAFLMLYCQNLSTYYIQLEDDVLVASNFVKDIESFVLNRTDHWICLEFSTLGFIGKMFHSSDLRVISSVLLTYFSETPCDLLLGGIIKFLGQNTPIHSSVSLFQHIGKISSLRNKMMPSIDRFFKDKGSNILPIMKLPKGGHPDAKFETNMKIIPDYPPENVYKNNLFFWASYPRSKQYFRLIFTTNINMSRLVISTGENINKTDFLENGVLKVGFNNKQHICNDLKEIGRFVEGEFDSLIQGIVIPENIKCLHIEAKKGQKRWLIIREIEIFQNKKYEK, encoded by the exons ATGAGAAAAACACGCAAAGTATGTTGCAAACTTCTGCTGTGCACGGTGTGCTTAATATGTATTTTTCACATTCTCCTGACAG TTGATgtaaatatgacaaaaaggaacgACGAAATACTGCATTATCAACAG GCTGGGATGTTGATGAATAATATAAGTCTGTTTAGGAACATATTGGCTGGaaaagaaatgaaaaacttatCACTACCATCACCATTGACAGAATTTCAGAAATTTTATAACAACCATAATGCAGTTGACAAAAAGGTTGTCATGTATGGTCAATCTACAAGGGACCAAGGTTGGTTCAACAGAACTTATCTTCAacttatgaagaaaaaaatatcaggGACAGAGCTTAAAAATTTAACTTTGCCTTCGGCACTCGTGGATTTTGAGAGGTTTTACAACACACATTCTAACATTGATAACAGCGTTGTTCAGTATGGTAATTTTACTAACAGACAAG GTTATCTAACAATAGGGATACCTACAGTAAAGAGACGATTAAATGGTGACCACTACATGTACACAACTCTAAACTCTCTTATATCTAACACTGATCAAGGCAGGATTCAAGAtgtaattattgtcatttttatggCAGACCCAGACGAATCTTGGAATAACGAAAGTGCAAAAAAGATATATGAGGAATTTAAGCCTCATTTTGATAGCGGTTTCATGCAGATTATAAAAGCACCTGAAAATATATACCCAGACTTTTCCAAtttgcaaaaaacaaaacagGATTCGGCAGAACGAGTCCAATGGAGATCCAAACAAAATGTTGACTTTGCCTTTTTAATGCTGTATTGCCAAAACCTTAGTACTTATTATATACAATTAGAGGACGATGTTCTGGTCGCCTCTAATTTCGTTAAAGATATcgaaagttttgttttaaatcgtACAGACCACTGGATTTGTTTGGAATTTTCCACTCTTGGATTTATTGGTAAAATGTTCCATTCAAGTGATTTACGAGTGATATCATCAGTGTTGTTAACTTATTTCAGCGAAACACCATGTGATCTTTTACTAGGAGGAATTATAAAATTCTTGGGACAAAATACTCCTATTCATTCATCAGTTAGTTTATTCCAACATATTGGTAAAATTTCGTCACTCCGGAATAAAATGATGCCTTCGATAGACCGATTTTTTAAAGATAAAGGATCAAATATTCTTCCAATAATGAAACTACCAAAAGGTGGTCATCCCGATGCGAAGTTTGAAACTAATATGAAAATCATACCCGATTATCCTCCGGAAAAtgtgtataaaaataatttatttttttgggcTTCATACCCTAGAAGTAAACAGTATTTTAGACtaatttttacaacaaatataaatatgtcaCGATTAGTAATTTCTACCGgtgaaaatatcaataaaacgGATTTTTTAGAGAATGGAGTTCTAAAGGTCGGTTTTAATAATAAGCAACATATTTGCAATGATTTGAAAGAAATTGGTCGTTTCGTTGAAGGTGAATTCGATTCTTTAATACAAGGAATAGTCATACCAGAAAATATAAAATGCTTGCACATAGAAGCTAAAAAGGGACAAAAACGGTGGTTGATTATAAGagaaattgaaatatttcaaaataaaaaatatgaaaaatag
- the LOC143082709 gene encoding alpha-1,3-mannosyl-glycoprotein 4-beta-N-acetylglucosaminyltransferase C-like isoform X2 translates to MLMNNISLFRNILAGKEMKNLSLPSPLTEFQKFYNNHNAVDKKVVMYGQSTRDQGWFNRTYLQLMKKKISGTELKNLTLPSALVDFERFYNTHSNIDNSVVQYGNFTNRQGYLTIGIPTVKRRLNGDHYMYTTLNSLISNTDQGRIQDVIIVIFMADPDESWNNESAKKIYEEFKPHFDSGFMQIIKAPENIYPDFSNLQKTKQDSAERVQWRSKQNVDFAFLMLYCQNLSTYYIQLEDDVLVASNFVKDIESFVLNRTDHWICLEFSTLGFIGKMFHSSDLRVISSVLLTYFSETPCDLLLGGIIKFLGQNTPIHSSVSLFQHIGKISSLRNKMMPSIDRFFKDKGSNILPIMKLPKGGHPDAKFETNMKIIPDYPPENVYKNNLFFWASYPRSKQYFRLIFTTNINMSRLVISTGENINKTDFLENGVLKVGFNNKQHICNDLKEIGRFVEGEFDSLIQGIVIPENIKCLHIEAKKGQKRWLIIREIEIFQNKKYEK, encoded by the exons ATGTTGATGAATAATATAAGTCTGTTTAGGAACATATTGGCTGGaaaagaaatgaaaaacttatCACTACCATCACCATTGACAGAATTTCAGAAATTTTATAACAACCATAATGCAGTTGACAAAAAGGTTGTCATGTATGGTCAATCTACAAGGGACCAAGGTTGGTTCAACAGAACTTATCTTCAacttatgaagaaaaaaatatcaggGACAGAGCTTAAAAATTTAACTTTGCCTTCGGCACTCGTGGATTTTGAGAGGTTTTACAACACACATTCTAACATTGATAACAGCGTTGTTCAGTATGGTAATTTTACTAACAGACAAG GTTATCTAACAATAGGGATACCTACAGTAAAGAGACGATTAAATGGTGACCACTACATGTACACAACTCTAAACTCTCTTATATCTAACACTGATCAAGGCAGGATTCAAGAtgtaattattgtcatttttatggCAGACCCAGACGAATCTTGGAATAACGAAAGTGCAAAAAAGATATATGAGGAATTTAAGCCTCATTTTGATAGCGGTTTCATGCAGATTATAAAAGCACCTGAAAATATATACCCAGACTTTTCCAAtttgcaaaaaacaaaacagGATTCGGCAGAACGAGTCCAATGGAGATCCAAACAAAATGTTGACTTTGCCTTTTTAATGCTGTATTGCCAAAACCTTAGTACTTATTATATACAATTAGAGGACGATGTTCTGGTCGCCTCTAATTTCGTTAAAGATATcgaaagttttgttttaaatcgtACAGACCACTGGATTTGTTTGGAATTTTCCACTCTTGGATTTATTGGTAAAATGTTCCATTCAAGTGATTTACGAGTGATATCATCAGTGTTGTTAACTTATTTCAGCGAAACACCATGTGATCTTTTACTAGGAGGAATTATAAAATTCTTGGGACAAAATACTCCTATTCATTCATCAGTTAGTTTATTCCAACATATTGGTAAAATTTCGTCACTCCGGAATAAAATGATGCCTTCGATAGACCGATTTTTTAAAGATAAAGGATCAAATATTCTTCCAATAATGAAACTACCAAAAGGTGGTCATCCCGATGCGAAGTTTGAAACTAATATGAAAATCATACCCGATTATCCTCCGGAAAAtgtgtataaaaataatttatttttttgggcTTCATACCCTAGAAGTAAACAGTATTTTAGACtaatttttacaacaaatataaatatgtcaCGATTAGTAATTTCTACCGgtgaaaatatcaataaaacgGATTTTTTAGAGAATGGAGTTCTAAAGGTCGGTTTTAATAATAAGCAACATATTTGCAATGATTTGAAAGAAATTGGTCGTTTCGTTGAAGGTGAATTCGATTCTTTAATACAAGGAATAGTCATACCAGAAAATATAAAATGCTTGCACATAGAAGCTAAAAAGGGACAAAAACGGTGGTTGATTATAAGagaaattgaaatatttcaaaataaaaaatatgaaaaatag